The following proteins come from a genomic window of Candidatus Palauibacter soopunensis:
- a CDS encoding cell division protein ZapA gives MNSADDSPPIGVTIFGDRYRIRTDRGDAHTRACAKYVDDAIQRAHMTGVAEPHRAAILAALEITDELLQARGEIEQLTAAVEARVTGVTERLESLGGHTAP, from the coding sequence ATGAATTCAGCGGATGATTCGCCTCCGATCGGCGTCACCATCTTCGGCGACCGATACCGGATCCGGACGGACCGGGGCGATGCGCACACGCGAGCCTGCGCGAAGTACGTGGACGACGCGATTCAACGCGCGCACATGACAGGCGTGGCCGAACCCCATCGCGCCGCGATCCTCGCCGCGCTCGAGATCACCGACGAACTCCTCCAGGCCCGCGGCGAGATCGAACAACTCACGGCCGCCGTCGAGGCGCGGGTCACGGGAGTGACCGAACGGCTCGAGTCCCTCGGGGGCCACACCGCGCCGTAG